The following are encoded together in the Candidatus Thorarchaeota archaeon genome:
- the mfnA gene encoding tyrosine decarboxylase MfnA, whose translation MFEERGKPRGLVLEELGRVLQADSTYSSGRPVASMSTTPHDIGVEVFMRAIEKNAARFHTFKGSERIEKELLSMLGELMHLDEAVGTTTSGGTESNVLAMLAAREAAKDRTTRPVVIAPETIHSSVDKAAWLLGVKLVKTRVDREFRAVPEAVMEAITKDTVGIFATAGSTYLGQVDPIPEIAGIAADHSLPLHVDAAFGGFVIPFLRDLGLGEYQFDFAVRGVTSISIDPHKMGLVPVPAGCILFRDADQLKRVTYKVPYLRGESSLQRSILGTRPAGSIIAAWAVMRHLGREGYRRVVAECMRVTMTGAERIERSQSIQLALRPLMNILAIQVKKRPIDKVVDEMETRGWRMAISPNPQSIRVIVMPHVTQSVMTAFLDDLEEIADK comes from the coding sequence ATGTTCGAGGAACGAGGAAAGCCAAGAGGACTTGTCTTGGAAGAGCTCGGCCGTGTTCTTCAGGCAGACAGTACCTACAGCAGTGGACGACCTGTGGCATCTATGTCCACGACCCCACATGACATAGGTGTGGAAGTCTTCATGAGGGCGATTGAAAAGAACGCAGCAAGGTTCCACACATTCAAGGGCTCAGAGCGGATAGAGAAAGAACTGCTCTCCATGCTCGGGGAGCTGATGCACCTGGACGAGGCAGTTGGTACCACAACATCGGGCGGTACAGAGTCCAATGTCCTTGCGATGCTGGCTGCCCGCGAAGCAGCAAAGGACAGAACCACCAGACCGGTGGTAATCGCCCCTGAAACAATCCACTCGTCGGTGGACAAGGCAGCTTGGCTGCTCGGAGTGAAGTTGGTCAAGACCAGAGTGGATCGTGAGTTTAGAGCAGTCCCAGAGGCAGTCATGGAAGCTATCACGAAGGACACTGTTGGCATCTTTGCGACAGCTGGCAGCACATACCTCGGACAAGTCGATCCAATCCCAGAGATAGCAGGGATTGCAGCCGACCACTCTTTACCACTTCACGTCGACGCCGCCTTTGGAGGTTTTGTCATACCATTCCTGAGGGACCTGGGGCTCGGTGAGTATCAGTTCGACTTTGCTGTCAGAGGCGTCACCAGCATCAGCATAGACCCGCACAAGATGGGACTCGTGCCTGTGCCCGCAGGATGCATCCTATTCCGCGATGCAGACCAGCTGAAACGAGTCACCTACAAGGTCCCCTACCTGAGAGGTGAGAGCTCTCTCCAGAGGTCGATTCTCGGCACGAGACCGGCAGGGAGCATAATTGCAGCATGGGCAGTGATGCGCCACCTTGGACGGGAGGGCTACAGGAGAGTGGTCGCCGAGTGTATGAGGGTGACCATGACCGGTGCAGAACGAATCGAGCGCAGTCAATCAATCCAGCTCGCGCTCAGACCTCTGATGAACATCCTTGCGATTCAGGTGAAGAAGAGGCCCATTGACAAGGTTGTTGATGAGATGGAGACAAGGGGATGGAGGATGGCAATATCGCCTAACCCCCAGTCAATACGAGTGATAGTAATGCCTCATGTGACTCAGAGTGTAATGACTGCCTTTCTGGACGACCTTGAAGAGATTGCGGACAAGTGA
- a CDS encoding flavodoxin domain-containing protein, with translation MSNITLVCYGTRYGSTAEVAAEIAKTIEESGGAVEVVDLKKTKPSRPVSEYSLVVVGTGIQAGKWTKEPAKFLKDNAGSLAGTKVALFVVCGYAANPVKCSEAQSEYLDKVVASYPSVSFIKTGLFGGVFDFTKYNMAVKTIIKMMVWQQSGAQPPEKIDFRDWDKIREWARSLVLS, from the coding sequence ATGTCTAACATCACACTGGTATGCTATGGGACCCGCTACGGATCAACGGCGGAAGTTGCTGCTGAGATAGCGAAGACCATAGAGGAGTCGGGAGGCGCCGTTGAAGTTGTCGATCTGAAGAAGACGAAACCCTCTCGTCCTGTCAGTGAATACAGTCTTGTTGTTGTTGGCACTGGAATTCAGGCTGGCAAGTGGACCAAGGAGCCCGCAAAGTTCCTCAAGGACAACGCGGGGAGTCTGGCAGGCACAAAGGTTGCGCTCTTTGTGGTATGCGGCTATGCTGCCAATCCCGTGAAGTGTTCTGAAGCTCAGAGCGAGTACCTCGATAAGGTTGTGGCCAGCTATCCCTCCGTCAGTTTCATCAAGACCGGCCTCTTCGGTGGAGTCTTCGATTTTACAAAGTACAACATGGCGGTGAAGACCATAATCAAAATGATGGTCTGGCAACAGAGTGGCGCACAGCCCCCTGAGAAGATTGACTTTCGTGACTGGGACAAGATTCGTGAGTGGGCCCGTTCTCTCGTGTTGTCTTGA